A window of the Hordeum vulgare subsp. vulgare chromosome 5H, MorexV3_pseudomolecules_assembly, whole genome shotgun sequence genome harbors these coding sequences:
- the LOC123398998 gene encoding peroxidase 17 produces MAPPRVALLLALAACLAFARPGAAARELRVGYYAQTCPRAEEIVRRVMARALAREARSVASVMRLQFHDCFVNGCDGSVLMDATPTMAGEKEALSNINSLRSFEVVDEVKSALEEQCPGVVSCADIIIMAARDAVVLTGGPNWDVRLGREDSLTASQEDSDNIMPSPRANASTLIRLFAGYKLTVTDLVALSGSHSVGEARCFSIVFRLYNQSGSGRPDPHMDPAYRQALDALCPLTGDQNVTGGMDATPLVFDNQYFKDLVHLRGFLNSDQTLFSDNDGTRRLVTQFSENQDAFFRAFIEGMLKMGELQNPRKGEIRRNCRVANGGRPPLEKQVAPFRVLDF; encoded by the exons ATGGCGCCGCCCCGCGTCGCCCTGCTCCTCGCCCTCGCCGCGTGCCTCGCGTTCGCGCGCCCCGGCGCGGCCGCGAGGGAGCTCAGGGTCGGGTACTACGCGCAGACGTGCCCCCGCGCGGAGGAGATCGTGCGGCGCGTCATGGCCCGCGCGCTCGCCCGCGAGGCCCGCAGCGTCGCCTCCGTCATGCGCCTCCAGTTCCACGACTGCTTCGTCAAC GGATGCGACGGGTCCGTGCTGATGGACGCGACGCCGACGATGGCGGGGGAGAAGGAGGCGCTCTCCAACATCAACTCCCTCCGCTCCTTCGAGGTCGTGGACGAGGTGAAGAGCGCCCTGGAGGAGCAGTGCCCCGGCGTCGTCTCCTGCGCCGACATCATCATCATGGCCGCCCGCGACGCCGTCGTGCTG ACTGGTGGACCCAACTGGGACGTGAGGCTCGGGCGCGAGGACAGCCTGACGGCTAGTCAGGAGGACTCAGACAACATCATGCCGAGCCCGCGCGCCAACGCGAGCACGCTCATCCGCCTCTTCGCCGGCTACAAGCTCACCGTCACCGACCTCGTCGCGCTCTCCGGCTCGCACTCCGTCGGCGAGGCCCGCTGCTTCTCCATCGTCTTCCGCCTCTACAACCAGTCGGGCTCCGGCCGCCCCGACCCCCACATGGACCCGGCCTACCGCCAAGCGCTCGACGCGCTCTGCCCCCTCACCGGCGACCAGAACGTCACCGGTGGCATGGACGCCACCCCGCTCGTCTTCGACAACCAGTACTTCAAGGACCTCGTCCACCTCCGCGGGTTCCTGAACTCCGACCAGACGCTCTTCTCCGACAACGACGGCACCCGGCGGCTGGTGACGCAGTTCAGCGAGAACCAGGACGCCTTCTTCAGGGCCTTCATCGAGGGGATGCTCAAGATGGGCGAGCTCCAGAACCCCAGGAAGGGGGAGATCCGGCGCAACTGCCGCGTCGCCAACGGCGGGCGGCCTCCGCTGGAGAAGCAGGTCGCTCCGTTCCGGGTGCTGGACTTCTGA